Proteins found in one Brevibacillus brevis genomic segment:
- a CDS encoding ABC transporter permease, which produces MKKINVLGLITFFVLVLVNLPFLVIIPSSFTAAGYLAFPPEGFSWQWYEMILDRPEFIDSLWISLKLATITAILATFLGTLAAFALSKYKFRGSGIINALMLSPLTVPSLIIGISALLFFTRIGIAGTFTGLLLAHMLISIPYVVRLVLTGLSSFDYTLEKAGYMLGAHPFRVFWDITLPLLRPAIVSGMIFSFLTSFDNVTVSLFLVAPDTTTLPLAIFTYMQETLDPLVASISSVVILLSLVFIVLLEKVYGLERLFGLNSQSH; this is translated from the coding sequence ATGAAAAAAATAAACGTACTTGGACTCATCACGTTCTTTGTGCTTGTTTTGGTCAATCTGCCATTTCTGGTCATCATCCCGAGCTCCTTTACGGCAGCCGGATACCTCGCTTTTCCGCCCGAAGGATTTTCGTGGCAGTGGTATGAAATGATTTTGGATCGGCCGGAGTTCATCGATTCGTTGTGGATCAGTCTGAAGCTAGCTACGATAACGGCGATTTTGGCGACTTTTTTAGGGACATTGGCTGCATTCGCGCTGTCCAAATACAAGTTTCGTGGGAGCGGCATCATCAACGCACTGATGCTTTCACCACTTACCGTTCCTTCGCTGATTATCGGGATTTCCGCGCTGCTGTTTTTCACGCGAATTGGTATCGCGGGGACGTTTACAGGACTTTTGCTGGCGCACATGCTGATCTCGATTCCGTATGTCGTTAGGCTGGTGCTCACAGGGCTTAGCTCGTTCGATTATACGTTGGAAAAAGCGGGATACATGCTGGGTGCCCATCCGTTTCGGGTGTTCTGGGATATTACGTTGCCACTGTTGCGTCCGGCTATCGTGTCGGGGATGATCTTTTCGTTCTTGACGTCGTTTGACAATGTGACGGTTTCTTTGTTCTTGGTGGCACCGGATACGACGACGCTGCCACTCGCGATTTTCACCTATATGCAGGAAACACTTGACCCGTTGGTGGCTTCGATTTCCTCGGTGGTCATCCTGCTGAGTCTGGTGTTCATCGTCTTGTTGGAAAAAGTGTACGGACTAGAGCGCCTGTTCGGACTCAATTCACAATCTCACTAA
- a CDS encoding M20 family metallopeptidase, translating into MSIHTYVQENMPHYLQLLEEAVNMDSPSRDKQLGDRMAGWFALQFQRLTGGVAELIPNKTYGDQVRCTLGNGEKQILIIGHYDTVWLEGEAARRPFAIRDEKAYGPGVYDMKAGVLQAMFAMRALVKLDRLPADKKIVLLLNSDEEIGSPTSRRLVEEEAARSVASFVLEPPTEPSGALKTWRKGSAHFTLAVSGISSHAGVDHQKGVSAIEELARQVQFLHALTDYEKGTTVNVGVIKGGIGSNVVADSAEAEVDVRFISMEEALRIEKVMSELTPVLVGTNISVKGGIRRPPMERTEETGKLFSLAQSISINELGMALEESGTGGVSDGNFAAACGVPTLDGLGVKGGYAHSPDEWIELGEISTRATLLARLIEEV; encoded by the coding sequence ATGTCAATCCACACTTATGTACAAGAGAATATGCCCCACTATCTACAGCTACTCGAGGAGGCAGTCAACATGGACTCGCCTTCTCGTGACAAACAGCTGGGCGACCGGATGGCGGGCTGGTTCGCTCTGCAGTTTCAACGGCTGACAGGGGGAGTAGCAGAGCTAATCCCGAATAAGACGTATGGCGATCAGGTGCGTTGTACGCTAGGCAACGGGGAAAAACAAATCCTCATCATCGGCCATTACGATACCGTATGGCTAGAAGGAGAGGCGGCTCGCCGACCGTTTGCGATCCGGGATGAGAAAGCGTACGGGCCGGGCGTATACGATATGAAAGCGGGCGTTTTGCAAGCAATGTTTGCCATGCGGGCATTGGTAAAGCTGGATCGCCTGCCAGCAGATAAAAAAATCGTGCTCTTATTAAACAGTGATGAGGAGATCGGCAGCCCGACTTCTCGCCGACTGGTAGAAGAAGAAGCCGCGCGTTCGGTGGCGAGCTTTGTGTTGGAGCCGCCGACCGAACCGAGCGGCGCACTCAAAACATGGCGGAAGGGAAGCGCCCATTTTACCTTGGCAGTCAGCGGAATTTCCTCACACGCGGGCGTCGATCATCAAAAAGGTGTCTCTGCTATTGAAGAGCTGGCGAGACAAGTGCAATTTCTGCATGCCTTGACCGATTATGAAAAAGGAACGACCGTCAATGTGGGCGTCATCAAGGGCGGTATTGGCTCCAATGTCGTAGCCGACTCAGCAGAAGCAGAAGTAGACGTGAGATTTATCTCGATGGAAGAGGCATTACGCATTGAGAAGGTAATGAGCGAGCTCACGCCAGTGCTCGTCGGTACAAACATCAGTGTAAAGGGAGGCATTCGCCGACCACCGATGGAACGAACCGAAGAGACAGGCAAATTATTTTCCCTTGCACAATCGATTAGCATCAATGAACTAGGGATGGCTTTGGAAGAGTCGGGGACAGGTGGAGTCAGCGATGGCAATTTCGCTGCTGCTTGCGGAGTCCCGACGCTGGATGGACTTGGTGTAAAGGGTGGCTACGCCCACTCGCCGGATG